From the Thermococcus guaymasensis DSM 11113 genome, one window contains:
- a CDS encoding replication factor C large subunit gives MTVPWVEKYRPRKLSEIVNQEKAIEQVRAWVEAWLHGNPPKKKALILAGPPGVGKTTTVYALANEYGFEVIELNASDERTYEKIERYVQAAYTMDILGKRRKLIFLDEADNMEPSGAREIAKLIDKAKNPIIMSANHYWEVPREIRNRAQIVEYKRLTQRDIIKALVRILKREGKTVPKEILYEIAKRANGDLRAAVNDLQTVVTGGVEDAKEILAYRDVEKSIFQALAQIFATDNAKRAKMATLGVDMFPDELLLWIDENVPYVYYKPEDIARAYEALSRADIYLGRAKRTGNYSLWKYATDMMTAGVAVAGVKKKGFVRIYPPKTIKLLTESKTERTLRDSIVKKVMKEMHMARLEALETLHYLRTIFENNLDLAAHFTVYLDLDLKEVEFIAGDSEKAKTIWGKAMNIEKKLKERGELEERVREGLRKAKEKEELEEEELEEPEKEEEEVEEPEEGEELSEEELEEAEREIEPVGKKEKKAEKKKGKQATLFDFLKK, from the coding sequence ATGACCGTGCCGTGGGTTGAGAAATACCGCCCGAGGAAGCTGAGCGAGATAGTGAACCAGGAGAAGGCCATAGAGCAGGTTAGGGCATGGGTGGAGGCGTGGCTTCACGGCAACCCGCCGAAGAAGAAGGCCCTAATCCTCGCTGGGCCTCCAGGCGTCGGCAAGACGACCACCGTCTATGCTTTAGCGAACGAGTACGGCTTCGAGGTAATAGAGCTCAACGCGAGCGACGAGAGAACCTACGAGAAGATAGAGCGCTACGTTCAAGCTGCATACACGATGGACATCCTCGGGAAGAGGCGTAAGCTCATATTCCTCGATGAGGCCGACAACATGGAGCCGAGCGGTGCTCGCGAGATAGCGAAGCTCATCGACAAGGCTAAGAACCCGATAATCATGAGTGCCAACCACTACTGGGAGGTTCCCAGGGAGATTAGGAACAGGGCGCAGATAGTCGAGTACAAGAGGTTAACCCAGCGCGACATCATAAAGGCCCTCGTGAGGATTCTCAAGCGCGAGGGCAAGACCGTGCCCAAGGAGATTCTCTATGAGATTGCCAAGAGGGCAAACGGTGACCTGCGCGCGGCGGTCAACGACCTTCAGACCGTAGTCACGGGTGGCGTTGAGGACGCGAAGGAGATTCTGGCTTACCGCGACGTTGAAAAGAGCATCTTTCAGGCTCTGGCTCAAATTTTCGCGACCGACAACGCCAAAAGGGCAAAGATGGCGACGCTCGGCGTGGACATGTTCCCCGACGAGCTCCTCCTCTGGATTGACGAGAACGTTCCCTACGTCTACTACAAGCCCGAGGACATAGCAAGGGCCTACGAAGCCCTGAGCAGGGCCGACATTTATCTCGGCAGGGCGAAGAGGACGGGCAACTACTCGCTCTGGAAGTATGCAACGGACATGATGACCGCGGGAGTGGCGGTTGCGGGAGTCAAGAAGAAGGGCTTCGTGAGGATTTACCCGCCGAAGACGATAAAGCTCCTCACTGAAAGCAAGACCGAGAGAACGCTAAGAGACTCGATAGTCAAGAAGGTCATGAAGGAGATGCACATGGCCAGGCTCGAAGCCCTGGAGACCCTTCACTACCTCAGGACAATCTTCGAGAACAACCTCGACCTCGCGGCGCACTTCACCGTCTACCTCGACCTCGACCTCAAGGAGGTCGAGTTCATAGCTGGAGACTCGGAGAAGGCCAAGACAATATGGGGCAAGGCCATGAACATCGAGAAGAAGCTCAAGGAGCGCGGCGAGCTTGAGGAGAGGGTCCGCGAGGGCTTGAGAAAGGCAAAGGAGAAAGAAGAACTCGAAGAAGAGGAGCTTGAAGAACCAGAGAAAGAGGAGGAAGAAGTTGAAGAACCCGAAGAAGGAGAGGAGCTCAGCGAAGAGGAGCTTGAGGAGGCCGAGAGGGAAATAGAGCCCGTAGGAAAAAAGGAGAAGAAGGCCGAAAAGAAGAAGGGCAAGCAGGCGACGCTGTTTGATTTTCTGAAGAAGTGA
- a CDS encoding replication factor C small subunit — MGEEIREVKVLEKPWVEKYRPQRLDDIVGQDHIVKRLKHYAKTGSMPHLLFAGPPGTGKTSAALALARELFGENWRHNFLELNASDERGINVIREKVKEFARTKPIGSASFKIIFLDEADALTQDAQQALRRTMEMFSNNVRFILSCNYSSKIIEPIQSRCAIFRFRPLSDEDVAERIRYIAENEGLELTEEGLQAILYVAEGDLRRAINVLQAAAALDTKITDENVFLVASRARPEDVRDMMNLALEGNFLKAREKLREILLKQGLSGEDVLIQMHKEVFNLPIPEDKKVALADKIGEYNFRLVEGANEMIQLEALLAQFTIMGDKRGK, encoded by the coding sequence ATGGGAGAGGAGATTAGAGAGGTTAAGGTTCTCGAAAAGCCCTGGGTTGAGAAGTACCGCCCGCAGAGGCTTGACGATATAGTGGGTCAGGATCACATAGTCAAGAGACTCAAGCACTACGCTAAAACCGGCTCGATGCCCCACCTTCTATTCGCGGGGCCGCCCGGTACGGGAAAGACCAGTGCAGCTCTGGCCCTCGCTCGCGAGTTATTCGGCGAAAACTGGCGCCATAACTTCTTAGAGCTCAACGCGAGCGATGAGAGAGGCATAAACGTGATTAGGGAGAAGGTCAAGGAGTTTGCAAGGACTAAGCCGATAGGGAGCGCGAGCTTCAAGATAATCTTCCTCGACGAGGCCGACGCCCTGACCCAGGACGCCCAGCAGGCTTTGAGGAGAACGATGGAGATGTTCTCAAACAACGTTCGCTTTATCCTCAGCTGTAACTACTCCTCCAAGATCATCGAGCCCATCCAGAGCAGGTGTGCAATCTTCCGCTTCAGGCCCCTCAGCGACGAGGACGTGGCCGAGCGCATACGGTACATAGCGGAGAACGAGGGGCTCGAGCTCACGGAGGAGGGCCTCCAGGCGATTCTCTACGTTGCCGAAGGTGACCTGAGGAGGGCAATCAACGTCCTTCAGGCTGCTGCTGCCCTCGACACCAAGATAACCGACGAGAACGTATTCCTCGTCGCGAGCAGGGCCAGGCCGGAGGATGTGCGTGATATGATGAACCTGGCGCTGGAGGGCAACTTCCTCAAGGCCAGGGAGAAGCTCAGGGAGATTCTCCTCAAGCAGGGCCTCAGCGGTGAGGACGTTCTCATCCAGATGCACAAGGAAGTGTTTAACCTGCCGATTCCAGAGGACAAGAAGGTGGCTTTAGCGGACAAGATAGGCGAGTACAACTTCCGCCTGGTTGAGGGGGCCAACGAGATGATACAGCTCGAAGCCCTATTAGCTCAGTTCACGATTATGGGTGACAAGAGGGGCAAGTGA
- a CDS encoding metal-dependent hydrolase, protein MDPLEHASVPSLIYLALSGEPTLAGLTALALGAVFPDLDALAEEHRSYLHSLLPFLPVLLLGLHLGGPILLFALGWGSHLFLDFFTGVIPLVYPLSRRGWGLLIIIAGPRNFRIKIKLIERYPDKRHDYRVDISGGFALAVLTILTAIIRLH, encoded by the coding sequence ATGGACCCGCTTGAGCACGCCTCGGTTCCAAGCTTGATCTACCTTGCTCTTTCAGGCGAGCCAACATTGGCGGGACTAACAGCACTCGCGCTTGGCGCGGTCTTTCCCGACCTTGATGCGCTCGCGGAGGAGCACCGCTCCTACCTCCATTCCCTCCTGCCGTTTCTCCCGGTCCTTCTCCTCGGTCTGCATCTTGGTGGCCCAATCCTTCTCTTCGCCCTCGGCTGGGGGAGCCACTTGTTCCTCGACTTCTTCACGGGGGTGATTCCACTGGTTTACCCATTGTCGAGGAGGGGCTGGGGGTTGTTAATCATCATCGCTGGGCCGCGGAATTTTAGGATTAAGATTAAATTAATCGAAAGATATCCTGACAAGAGGCACGATTACAGGGTAGATATCAGCGGAGGTTTTGCTTTGGCCGTTTTAACCATCCTCACGGCAATAATTAGGCTGCACTAA
- a CDS encoding glycine C-acetyltransferase, whose amino-acid sequence MGKLDWIREELQELKEKGLYVTIRKLESAQGPWVIVDGKKVLNMCSNNYLGLAAHPKIKEAAIRAILDYGVGAGAVRTIAGTMELHVELEEKLAKFKKREAAILFQSGYNANLGALSALLKKGDDGVFISEELNHASIIDGMRLSGAPKVIYKHLDMEDLEKKLKENKDKKKKIIVSDGVFSMDGDLAPVPEMAELAEQYDAILYIDDAHGEGVLGDSGRGIVDHFKLHDKVDFEMGTLSKAFGVIGGYVAGPEEAIEYLRQRGRPFLFSSAPNPPDVAAAIAAVEILQRSDELVKKLWDNTHFLQNGLRDLGYDLGNTKHPITPVMLYDEKLAQEFSKRLYDEYNIFAQAIVYPTVPLGTARIRLEPSAAHSKEDLQYVIDAFEDLGRKTGFLK is encoded by the coding sequence ATGGGGAAGCTCGACTGGATTAGGGAAGAACTCCAAGAGCTTAAGGAGAAGGGCCTTTACGTTACCATAAGAAAGCTTGAGAGCGCCCAGGGCCCATGGGTCATCGTTGATGGCAAGAAGGTTCTCAACATGTGCTCCAACAACTACCTCGGCCTTGCTGCCCACCCCAAGATTAAGGAGGCCGCGATAAGGGCCATCCTCGACTACGGTGTCGGTGCCGGTGCCGTTAGAACCATAGCCGGTACCATGGAGCTCCACGTGGAGCTCGAGGAGAAGCTCGCCAAGTTCAAGAAGAGAGAGGCCGCCATACTCTTCCAGAGCGGCTACAACGCAAACCTCGGAGCTTTAAGTGCCCTCCTCAAAAAGGGTGATGACGGAGTCTTTATCAGCGAGGAGCTCAACCACGCGAGCATTATAGACGGAATGCGCCTCAGCGGTGCGCCTAAAGTAATCTACAAGCACCTCGACATGGAGGACCTTGAAAAGAAGCTCAAGGAGAACAAGGACAAGAAGAAGAAAATCATCGTCAGCGACGGTGTCTTCTCGATGGACGGTGACCTCGCACCGGTCCCGGAGATGGCCGAATTGGCTGAACAGTACGACGCGATACTCTACATAGACGACGCCCACGGTGAGGGTGTCCTCGGTGACAGCGGAAGGGGTATAGTTGACCACTTCAAACTCCATGATAAAGTTGACTTCGAGATGGGAACGCTGAGCAAAGCCTTCGGTGTCATCGGCGGTTATGTGGCCGGTCCGGAGGAGGCCATCGAGTACCTCCGCCAGCGCGGAAGGCCATTCCTCTTCTCAAGCGCCCCGAACCCGCCCGACGTCGCGGCGGCCATAGCGGCTGTCGAGATTCTCCAGAGGAGCGACGAGCTAGTGAAGAAGCTCTGGGACAACACCCACTTCCTCCAGAACGGGTTGAGAGACCTCGGCTACGACCTCGGCAACACCAAGCACCCGATTACGCCGGTCATGCTCTACGACGAGAAGCTCGCCCAGGAGTTCAGCAAACGCTTATACGACGAGTACAACATCTTCGCCCAGGCGATAGTCTATCCAACCGTCCCGCTCGGAACCGCGAGGATAAGGCTTGAGCCCTCAGCGGCCCACAGCAAGGAGGACCTTCAGTACGTCATCGATGCGTTCGAGGATTTGGGGAGGAAGACAGGGTTCTTGAAGTGA
- the endA gene encoding tRNA-intron lyase produces the protein MIVFYLSGDRVFSTDQNAINGLYNKRHFGKLVEGKLFLSLLEATYLVERGKIEVRDGKRKLTVEELMNLGRERDELFDAKYLVYKDLRDRGYTVKSGLKFGSHFRVYRRGMDEHSQWLVWVLPENSRISPNDITARVRVAHGVRKNMIMAIVDEDADIVYYKVEWTKF, from the coding sequence ATGATAGTCTTTTACCTGAGCGGGGACAGGGTCTTCTCCACCGACCAGAACGCGATAAACGGCCTCTACAACAAGCGCCATTTCGGAAAGCTGGTAGAAGGGAAGCTGTTCCTCTCCCTGCTGGAAGCTACTTACCTCGTTGAAAGGGGCAAGATAGAGGTCAGGGACGGGAAGAGAAAGCTCACTGTCGAGGAGCTCATGAACCTTGGAAGGGAGAGGGACGAGCTCTTTGACGCGAAGTACCTCGTGTACAAAGACCTGCGCGACAGGGGATACACCGTCAAGTCAGGTTTAAAGTTCGGTTCCCACTTCCGCGTTTACAGGCGCGGAATGGACGAGCATTCACAATGGCTCGTGTGGGTTCTCCCCGAAAACTCCCGCATAAGCCCGAACGACATCACGGCGAGGGTAAGGGTAGCCCACGGCGTCAGGAAGAACATGATCATGGCGATAGTTGACGAAGATGCCGACATTGTATATTACAAGGTTGAGTGGACGAAGTTTTGA
- the rimI gene encoding ribosomal protein S18-alanine N-acetyltransferase, with the protein MSISAREVKARIPLALVTIRPAKLFDISEVMRIERESFREAYPRGLFLVFLENNPDTFLVAEYNGRVVGYVMAYLRPDLEGHIMSIAVDERYRGNGIGSALLTEAINRLIARGARYIGLEVRVSNEKAIKLYERFGFRKVKRIISYYSDGEDAYYMLLPAEEWRGS; encoded by the coding sequence ATGAGCATCTCAGCCAGGGAAGTGAAGGCCAGAATCCCGCTGGCGTTAGTCACGATAAGGCCTGCGAAGCTCTTCGACATAAGCGAAGTGATGAGGATTGAGAGGGAGTCCTTCCGAGAAGCTTACCCAAGGGGGCTCTTCTTAGTCTTCCTTGAGAACAATCCCGATACTTTTCTCGTTGCAGAATACAACGGCAGGGTTGTAGGCTACGTCATGGCATACCTCAGGCCCGACCTCGAAGGCCACATAATGAGCATAGCCGTCGACGAACGCTACCGGGGGAACGGCATAGGCTCCGCTTTGCTCACCGAGGCCATAAACAGGCTCATCGCGAGGGGGGCAAGATACATAGGCCTCGAAGTCCGGGTCAGCAACGAAAAGGCCATAAAGCTCTACGAGCGCTTCGGCTTCAGGAAGGTGAAGCGGATTATAAGCTACTACTCCGACGGCGAGGACGCCTACTACATGCTCCTGCCAGCGGAGGAATGGAGGGGGAGCTGA
- a CDS encoding FecCD family ABC transporter permease, with amino-acid sequence MRKLLPILLALSVVVMFLGVYVGSVELSPSDVTDSIVYGIKRALLGESPAEKPKYFIIIWEFRLPRVLLAYLVGLSLASAGVASQALFKNPMADPYIIGISGGASIGAALGLIYFPNHVSLLSFAFAILSVYVVYTVAKVDGRIPVDTLLLSGVAFGFMANAVTSYLVLTLGPRAHLTYMWLMGSFNGADWEKVRNVFLASLFGLSFLIWKWKELNVLLLGEEGVALGLDVDTFRKFVVVVIAIMSAVSVASAGIIGFVGLIGPHIARILVGPNHKRLTLNAALIGGILMVLADLLARTISRPTEIPVGIVTAMMGGPFFLYLLRKHKRGEVLT; translated from the coding sequence ATGCGGAAGTTGCTCCCGATCTTGCTGGCCCTGTCCGTTGTGGTTATGTTCCTGGGCGTCTATGTGGGATCCGTTGAGCTCAGCCCATCGGACGTTACGGACTCAATAGTTTATGGCATAAAGAGGGCGCTGTTAGGGGAGAGCCCTGCGGAAAAGCCGAAGTACTTCATCATAATTTGGGAGTTCCGCCTGCCGAGGGTTCTTCTTGCGTACCTTGTTGGTCTTTCCCTTGCTAGTGCAGGCGTGGCGAGCCAGGCCCTCTTCAAGAACCCCATGGCGGATCCGTATATCATTGGAATAAGTGGGGGTGCAAGCATCGGGGCGGCTTTGGGGCTCATATATTTTCCTAATCACGTTTCGCTTCTCTCCTTTGCCTTTGCGATTCTCTCAGTTTACGTAGTTTACACCGTGGCCAAAGTAGACGGCAGAATACCCGTTGATACTCTCCTCCTCTCGGGAGTAGCCTTTGGCTTTATGGCCAATGCTGTGACCTCATACCTGGTTCTCACACTAGGGCCAAGGGCCCATCTCACTTATATGTGGCTCATGGGGAGCTTTAACGGTGCGGACTGGGAGAAAGTCAGAAACGTATTTCTCGCGTCCCTCTTTGGCCTCAGTTTTCTCATCTGGAAATGGAAGGAGTTAAACGTACTTCTTCTGGGCGAGGAGGGTGTGGCGCTTGGCCTTGACGTGGATACTTTCCGTAAGTTCGTGGTGGTAGTTATTGCTATAATGAGCGCTGTTTCAGTTGCCTCAGCTGGAATCATAGGTTTTGTAGGTCTTATTGGCCCTCACATTGCCAGGATACTCGTGGGGCCAAACCACAAAAGGCTGACGTTGAACGCGGCCCTCATTGGGGGGATACTGATGGTTTTAGCAGATCTGCTCGCCAGAACGATTTCCAGACCAACGGAGATCCCTGTTGGTATCGTGACTGCTATGATGGGCGGGCCGTTCTTCCTTTACCTTCTCAGGAAGCACAAGAGGGGGGAAGTCCTCACATGA
- a CDS encoding ABC transporter ATP-binding protein: MILKVNVSFSYGDREVLRDVSFEACRGRLLAIIGPNGAGKSTLLKCIAGILRPRGEVRLDGIDLLNLGPKERARFVSYVPQASVPEFNFTIEEFVEMGTYFTGGSVRDALQKVGFWERRSESVLSLSGGEYQLVLLARALAQGGKVLLLDEPTSHLDINHALMIMELLKELKEEKIVVAVLHDLNLALRYADNLLILKNGEKFWEGSVGRLSPKILEEVYGVKVEFVRGKFGTAVLSSL, translated from the coding sequence ATGATACTAAAGGTAAACGTCTCCTTTTCTTATGGAGATCGGGAAGTTCTGAGAGATGTTTCCTTTGAGGCCTGCAGGGGCCGTTTGCTTGCCATAATTGGGCCCAACGGGGCCGGTAAGAGCACGCTCCTCAAGTGCATCGCCGGGATCCTCAGGCCGCGGGGCGAGGTGCGATTGGATGGCATTGATTTGCTCAATCTGGGCCCAAAGGAAAGGGCTAGGTTCGTCTCTTACGTGCCTCAGGCATCGGTTCCGGAATTTAACTTCACCATCGAAGAGTTCGTTGAGATGGGGACTTACTTTACCGGGGGAAGCGTGAGGGATGCCCTGCAAAAGGTGGGCTTCTGGGAGAGAAGAAGCGAGTCTGTGCTGTCGCTCTCGGGCGGGGAATACCAGCTCGTACTTCTGGCGCGGGCCCTAGCCCAAGGCGGAAAGGTTCTGCTTCTGGACGAGCCCACTAGCCACCTTGATATCAACCATGCACTCATGATAATGGAGCTTCTGAAAGAACTCAAGGAGGAAAAGATCGTCGTGGCGGTGCTCCATGACCTGAACCTTGCCCTCAGATATGCGGATAACCTTCTGATCCTCAAAAATGGGGAGAAGTTCTGGGAGGGCAGCGTTGGAAGGCTTTCGCCTAAAATCCTTGAGGAGGTTTACGGGGTCAAAGTCGAGTTCGTCAGGGGGAAGTTTGGAACCGCGGTTCTCTCTTCTCTATGA
- the psmB gene encoding archaeal proteasome endopeptidase complex subunit beta — protein MVEGKKTGTTTVGIKVKEGVVLAADTQASLDHMVETLNIKKVLPITDRIAITTAGSVGDIQALARTLEAQARYYQFTWGRPMTTRAMANLLSNILNENKGFPYMVQIIIGGYVDRPELASVDALGGLVFENYTATGSGSPFAIAIIEDGYREDMSIEEAKELAIRAVRTAGKRDVYTGERKVQVVVITKDGMKEEFVEFKE, from the coding sequence ATGGTGGAGGGAAAGAAAACCGGGACAACCACCGTGGGTATAAAGGTAAAAGAGGGTGTCGTCCTCGCGGCTGACACTCAGGCTTCACTCGACCACATGGTTGAGACCCTCAACATAAAGAAGGTACTCCCGATCACTGACAGGATAGCAATAACAACCGCCGGAAGCGTGGGTGACATTCAGGCTCTGGCGAGAACGCTTGAGGCCCAGGCGAGGTATTACCAGTTCACTTGGGGAAGGCCAATGACAACGAGGGCCATGGCGAACCTACTGAGCAACATCCTCAACGAGAACAAGGGGTTCCCCTACATGGTTCAGATTATCATAGGGGGCTATGTTGACAGGCCCGAGCTGGCGAGCGTTGATGCACTTGGCGGTCTTGTCTTCGAGAACTACACGGCCACGGGTTCGGGAAGCCCCTTCGCAATCGCCATAATCGAGGATGGCTATAGGGAGGACATGAGCATCGAAGAGGCCAAGGAGCTCGCGATCAGGGCAGTCAGGACGGCAGGGAAGAGGGATGTGTACACTGGCGAGAGGAAAGTCCAAGTTGTTGTTATCACCAAGGACGGTATGAAGGAGGAATTTGTTGAGTTTAAGGAGTGA
- a CDS encoding ASCH domain-containing protein — protein MRGLIIRQPYAEWIVEGKKIWEIRKSRTRIRGEVLIISGGKALGKAELVDVLGPFTPEELAKHGDKHLVDYPFLREYSSGKPLYAWVFKNATKFERPVEVKLKKGVQVWANVVIEDG, from the coding sequence TTGAGGGGGCTCATAATAAGGCAGCCCTATGCTGAATGGATAGTTGAGGGCAAGAAGATCTGGGAGATAAGGAAGTCGAGAACTCGCATCAGGGGGGAGGTGCTGATAATAAGCGGTGGAAAGGCCCTTGGAAAGGCGGAGCTCGTTGACGTCCTTGGGCCGTTTACCCCAGAAGAGCTTGCCAAGCACGGGGACAAGCACCTCGTGGACTACCCCTTCCTCAGGGAGTACTCCAGCGGAAAGCCCCTCTACGCTTGGGTCTTCAAAAACGCAACGAAGTTCGAAAGACCCGTAGAAGTGAAACTCAAGAAAGGCGTTCAGGTCTGGGCCAACGTGGTGATCGAGGATGGATAG
- a CDS encoding DUF1614 domain-containing protein — translation MDRARRFLFPPLTWPFLLLIALTFVLTFVFFSSAVIMAFHRLGLPPDVAVTLFTFALVGSFINIPIAEEVTYEPVIRVREVGFFGVLYPVSYFDWEERKTVIAINVGGALVPLSIALYELLRLVYLGEYGLLMNTLLAVLIASLLSNAVARPVRGLGIVMPTFFPPLIAVLLGWLLGNGNPTLVAYVSGTLGVLIGADLMNWKKIKQLGAPMVSIGGAGTFDGVFLAGIIAVLLV, via the coding sequence ATGGATAGAGCGAGGCGTTTCCTGTTTCCACCTCTCACGTGGCCTTTCCTGCTCCTTATAGCCCTTACCTTCGTCCTCACCTTTGTTTTCTTCTCGAGTGCGGTCATCATGGCCTTCCACAGGCTTGGCCTTCCACCAGATGTGGCCGTTACCCTCTTCACCTTCGCGCTCGTTGGAAGCTTCATAAACATCCCCATAGCGGAAGAGGTAACGTACGAGCCCGTGATTAGGGTGAGGGAGGTTGGCTTTTTCGGGGTTCTTTATCCGGTTTCATACTTCGACTGGGAGGAGAGGAAGACGGTTATAGCCATCAACGTGGGCGGTGCCTTGGTTCCGCTGAGCATCGCTCTCTACGAGCTACTCCGCCTCGTTTACCTCGGCGAGTATGGATTGCTCATGAACACCCTCCTCGCGGTTTTAATAGCCTCTCTCCTCAGCAATGCCGTCGCGAGACCTGTCAGAGGCCTTGGAATTGTGATGCCAACGTTCTTCCCTCCTCTCATAGCGGTTCTCCTCGGTTGGCTCCTTGGGAACGGAAACCCAACACTCGTTGCCTACGTCAGCGGAACGCTTGGCGTTCTCATCGGAGCCGACCTGATGAACTGGAAGAAGATCAAGCAGCTTGGGGCACCGATGGTCAGCATAGGTGGTGCCGGAACTTTCGACGGGGTTTTCCTCGCGGGGATAATTGCCGTCCTCCTGGTATAA
- a CDS encoding ribose-phosphate diphosphokinase — MFVIGSGGKHLEPGLRKLGGEILDVEIKKFPDGEKYVRVLGSGKEATVISSTFAPQDEKIVELLLVGDALREKGFRRLRAVVPYFAYSRQDRVTKEGEPISVRAIMRALGIYYDELYIFDLHNPETINYFPGKGVNVSPARVIAEYFREKLGDGIVLAPDKGALGRVRAVARELGLEYSHFEKRRISPTEVEMRPVDIDVNGKNVLIVDDIISTGGTMVKAAQILRKLGAGKIFVGATHGVFAEGAVERVSRAVDELAVTNTIPTPVSKISIVPEILRL, encoded by the coding sequence ATGTTCGTCATAGGGAGTGGTGGAAAGCACCTTGAGCCTGGGCTGAGGAAACTGGGCGGCGAAATCCTTGATGTCGAGATAAAAAAGTTCCCGGACGGGGAGAAGTACGTCCGGGTTCTCGGCTCCGGTAAGGAGGCAACGGTCATCAGCTCCACCTTTGCACCGCAGGACGAGAAAATCGTTGAGTTGCTCCTCGTAGGGGATGCGCTCCGCGAGAAGGGCTTTCGAAGACTCCGGGCGGTTGTTCCGTATTTTGCTTACAGCAGGCAGGATAGGGTCACAAAGGAAGGGGAACCGATAAGTGTGAGGGCGATTATGAGGGCGCTGGGCATCTACTACGACGAGCTATACATCTTTGACCTCCACAATCCCGAGACTATAAATTACTTCCCGGGCAAAGGGGTGAATGTTTCTCCGGCGAGGGTCATTGCCGAGTACTTCCGCGAGAAGCTCGGCGATGGAATAGTGCTCGCCCCAGATAAGGGTGCCCTTGGAAGGGTTAGGGCCGTTGCAAGGGAACTCGGTTTGGAGTACAGCCACTTTGAAAAGAGACGTATCTCCCCAACGGAAGTTGAGATGAGACCCGTTGACATTGACGTTAATGGCAAGAACGTTCTCATAGTTGATGATATCATAAGCACTGGGGGAACAATGGTTAAGGCTGCTCAGATTCTTCGGAAGCTTGGTGCAGGAAAGATCTTTGTGGGTGCCACACACGGCGTCTTCGCGGAGGGAGCAGTTGAGAGGGTGAGCAGAGCGGTGGATGAGCTTGCGGTCACTAACACCATACCCACCCCAGTCTCCAAGATAAGCATTGTTCCTGAGATACTTCGCCTTTGA
- a CDS encoding tryptophan--tRNA ligase, whose translation MDDFKVTPWDVEGLVDYDRLIEEFGTSPLTDELLEKTARLTKSELPIFFRRRFFFSHRDYDKILADYESGKGFFLYTGRGPSGPMHIGHIIPFFATKWLQEKFGVNLYIQITDDEKFFFKDLALDDTKRWAHENILDIIAVGFDPNKTFIFQDSEFTKIYEMALPIAKKINYSMAKAVFGFNEQSKIGMIFYPAIQAAPTFFEKKRCLIPAAIDQDPYWRLQRDFAESLGYYKTAALHSKFVPPLTGLEGKMSASKPETAVYLTDDPEEAGKKIWKFALTGGQPTLKEQREKGGNPEKCVVFKWLEIFFEEDDKKLMERYHACKAGELTCGECKRYLIKKVQAFLKEHQKKRKEAEKKVEKFKYTGELAREQWEKAIPGPLKK comes from the coding sequence ATGGACGACTTTAAGGTCACCCCATGGGACGTTGAGGGTCTGGTGGACTACGACAGGCTGATAGAGGAGTTTGGAACGAGCCCGCTGACCGACGAACTGCTGGAAAAGACTGCAAGGCTCACGAAGAGCGAACTGCCGATATTTTTCAGGAGGAGGTTCTTTTTCTCCCACAGAGACTACGATAAAATCCTGGCCGATTACGAGAGCGGGAAGGGGTTCTTCCTCTACACCGGCAGGGGCCCGAGCGGGCCGATGCACATAGGCCACATCATTCCGTTCTTCGCAACCAAATGGCTCCAGGAGAAGTTCGGCGTCAACCTCTACATCCAGATAACCGACGACGAGAAGTTCTTCTTCAAAGACCTTGCCCTCGACGACACCAAGCGCTGGGCCCACGAGAATATACTCGACATCATAGCCGTCGGCTTCGACCCGAACAAGACCTTCATCTTCCAGGACAGTGAGTTCACGAAGATTTACGAGATGGCCCTCCCGATAGCGAAGAAGATAAACTACTCGATGGCCAAAGCTGTCTTTGGCTTCAACGAGCAGAGCAAGATTGGAATGATTTTCTACCCTGCCATACAGGCCGCACCGACCTTCTTCGAGAAGAAGCGCTGTTTAATTCCCGCCGCCATAGACCAGGATCCCTACTGGCGCCTGCAGAGAGACTTTGCCGAGAGCCTCGGCTACTACAAGACCGCCGCACTCCACTCGAAGTTCGTTCCGCCGCTGACGGGCCTTGAGGGGAAGATGAGCGCGTCCAAACCCGAGACGGCCGTCTATTTGACGGACGACCCGGAGGAGGCGGGCAAGAAAATCTGGAAGTTCGCTTTAACTGGAGGTCAGCCAACGCTCAAGGAGCAGAGAGAAAAAGGTGGAAACCCAGAGAAGTGCGTCGTCTTCAAGTGGCTGGAGATTTTCTTCGAGGAGGACGACAAGAAGCTCATGGAGCGCTATCATGCGTGTAAGGCCGGAGAGCTTACCTGCGGTGAGTGCAAGCGCTACCTCATCAAGAAGGTTCAGGCCTTCCTGAAGGAGCACCAGAAGAAGAGAAAGGAGGCCGAGAAGAAGGTGGAGAAGTTCAAATACACCGGTGAGCTGGCGAGGGAGCAGTGGGAGAAGGCGATTCCGGGGCCGTTGAAGAAGTGA